In Deltaproteobacteria bacterium, a single genomic region encodes these proteins:
- a CDS encoding tyrosine-type recombinase/integrase, whose translation MNGMGRMFQRGAVWWIAYSHRGKEYRESTHATDKQGEKLASKLLKKRLGEIGRGRLTGPQEEKVTFEELAADLERDYAINGKRSAHTLTQKLKHLRTSFALMRAVDLTTDRIRAHVTARQQDGAANATINRELAALKRMFSLAIEAGRLSTRPHIPMLEEHNARQGFVDHGSFLALHGALPDRLKDPVAFLYFSGWRMSEMRSLEWRDIDLTGRVVRLRPERSKNKTGRVLPLSGDLLEVIERAATVRRLDCVHVFHVDGKPIGAFRKSWARACVAAGLGAMVPSGKFTPAGEPELIHKGLTPHDLRRSAVRNMVRAGIPERVCMALSGHKTRAIFDRYNIVSEADLTAAADKLHTHLSQQPPARVVPLGAATPAR comes from the coding sequence AACGGCATGGGACGGATGTTTCAACGCGGCGCCGTGTGGTGGATAGCCTACTCGCACCGCGGCAAGGAATACCGGGAGAGCACGCACGCCACGGACAAGCAGGGCGAGAAACTCGCCAGCAAGCTGCTCAAGAAGCGGCTCGGCGAAATCGGCCGTGGCCGGCTGACCGGACCGCAAGAAGAGAAGGTCACGTTCGAGGAGTTGGCGGCGGACCTCGAGCGCGACTACGCCATCAACGGCAAGCGTTCAGCGCACACCCTGACCCAAAAGCTGAAGCATCTCCGAACCAGCTTCGCGTTGATGCGCGCGGTTGACCTGACCACGGACCGTATCCGGGCACACGTGACGGCACGCCAACAGGACGGCGCGGCAAATGCCACCATCAACCGAGAGCTGGCTGCATTGAAGCGGATGTTCTCGCTGGCCATCGAAGCCGGCCGCCTGTCGACCCGGCCGCATATCCCGATGCTGGAAGAGCACAATGCCCGACAAGGCTTCGTCGATCACGGCAGCTTCCTCGCCTTGCACGGCGCGCTGCCGGACCGACTCAAGGACCCGGTCGCGTTCCTGTACTTCTCCGGCTGGCGGATGAGCGAGATGCGGTCGCTCGAATGGCGCGACATCGACCTTACCGGCCGCGTGGTCCGCTTGCGACCGGAACGCTCGAAAAACAAGACGGGCCGGGTACTGCCGTTGAGCGGTGACCTGCTCGAAGTGATCGAGCGGGCCGCCACGGTTCGCCGGCTGGATTGCGTGCACGTCTTCCACGTCGACGGCAAGCCGATCGGCGCTTTCCGCAAGTCGTGGGCTCGTGCCTGCGTGGCCGCCGGGCTCGGCGCAATGGTGCCATCCGGCAAATTCACGCCGGCTGGCGAACCCGAGCTGATACACAAGGGACTCACGCCGCATGACCTGCGACGCTCTGCCGTCCGCAACATGGTGCGGGCCGGCATCCCGGAACGTGTCTGCATGGCGCTGTCCGGACACAAGACGCGCGCGATCTTCGACCGCTACAACATCGTGAGCGAAGCGGACCTCACGGCCGCCGCCGACAAGCTGCACACGCATCTCTCGCAGCAACCACCGGCGCGCGTGGTGCCTCTTGGGGCCGCGACACCGGCGCGCTGA